One part of the Ziziphus jujuba cultivar Dongzao chromosome 2, ASM3175591v1 genome encodes these proteins:
- the LOC107405516 gene encoding glutathione S-transferase U9-like produces MAEENKVRLHGAWSSPYNQRVKLALKLKGIAYEYVEEDLRNKSPLLLKYNPVYKKIPVLVHNGKPVCESLVILEYIDETWRDFGPKLLPQDPFKRAQVRFWVSFIQQQLFEAMFSVLKTDGEAQHKAIKEVNEKLNILEEGMKNFFQASTHPVDGQNLGLLDIVICSILGNYKAQEQVLGIKIIDLEKTPLIFSWLTTLVELPVVKETLPPHEKIVLFLKYVRQNALKASKA; encoded by the exons atggcagAAGAAAATAAAGTGAGACTTCATGGAGCTTGGTCAAGTCCTTACAATCAGAGGGTAAAACTTGCCCTGAAACTGAAAGGTATAGCCTATGAATATGTGGAAGAAGATCTGAGAAACAAGAGCCCTTTGCTTCTCAAATACAATCCTGTTTACAAGAAGATTCCTGTACTTGTCCACAATGGAAAACCCGTCTGTGAATCTCTTGTCATCCTTGAATATATTGATGAAACCTGGAGGGATTTTGGTCCTAAACTCTTGCCCCAAGATCCTTTTAAGAGAGCCCAAGTTCGCTTCTGGGTCAGTTTTATTCAGCAACAG TTGTTTGAGGCCATGTTTTCAGTCCTCAAAACAGATGGTGAAGCCCAACATAAAGCCATTAAGGAAGTGAATGAGAAGTTAAATATACTAGAAGAGGGCATGAAGAATTTTTTCCAAGCTTCTACTCATCCTGTTGATGGTCAAAATTTGGGACTTTTAGATATTGTGATATGTAGTATATTGGGAAATTATAAGGCTCAGGAACAAGTCCTTGGCATAAAGATTATAGACTTAGAGAAGACTCCATTGATATTTTCTTGGCTAACAACTTTGGTTGAACTACCTGTGGTGAAAGAGACACTCCCCCCTCATGAAAAAATTGTGCTATTTCTCAAATATGTGAGACAGAATGCGCTTAAAGCTTCCAAAGCTTAA
- the LOC125422444 gene encoding glutathione S-transferase U9-like — protein sequence MAEENRVILHGVQSSPFFKRVELGLRAKGIPFEYVEEDLQNKSQLLLKYNPVHKKIPVLVHNGKPICESLVILEYIDETWRDYGPKLLPQDPYKRAQIRFWISFFHQQLFETMYLVIISEGDTQEKATKELYEKFEVFEQGMKEFFPDGTPSVDSNKFGILDILLVTTFGPHEVQSEVLGIKVIDPVRTPLIFSWISALNKLPLVKELIPPYDKLVAALHTLRNVALKSTAA from the exons ATGGCAGAGGAAAACAGAGTGATACTACATGGAGTGCAGTCTAGCCCTTTCTTCAAGAGGGTGGAATTGGGATTGAGAGCCAAAGGAATTCCCTTTGAATATGTTGAAGAAGATCTTCAAAACAAAAGTCAACTGCTTCTCAAATATAACCCTGTGCACAAGAAAATTCCTGTACTTGTTCACAATGGTAAGCCCATTTGTGAGTCACTTGTAATCCTTGAATATATTGATGAAACTTGGAGGGATTATGGTCCTAAACTTTTGCCCCAGGATCCCTACAAGAGAGCCCAAATTCGCTTCTGGATTAGCTTTTTCCATCAACAG TTGTTTGAGACAATGTACTTGGTAATCATAAGTGAGGGAGACACACAAGAGAAAGCTACCAAGGAACTTTATGAGAAATTTGAAGTATTTGAACAAGGAATGAAAGAATTTTTCCCTGATGGGACTCCTTCGGTTGACAGCAACAAGTTTGGAATTCTGGACATTCTATTGGTTACAACTTTTGGCCCTCATGAAGTTCAATCAGAAGTCCTTGGTATAAAGGTCATAGACCCAGTCAGGACCCCATTAATATTTTCTTGGATTTCAGCCTTAAATAAGCTACCTTTGGTGAAAGAGTTAATCCCTCCTTATGACAAGCTTGTTGCAGCTCTTCATACTCTTAGAAAtgttgcccttaaatctactGCTGCTTGA